One Chionomys nivalis chromosome 4, mChiNiv1.1, whole genome shotgun sequence genomic region harbors:
- the LOC130873730 gene encoding S-formylglutathione hydrolase-like: MALRQISSNRCFGGLQKVFEHDSVELKCKMRLAVYLPPQTESAKCPALYWLSGLTCTDQNFITKSGFQQAASEHGLVVVAPDTSPRGCNIKEKDDSWDFGTGAGFYVNATEDPWKTNYRMYSYITEELPQLINANFPVDPQRMSIFGHSMGGHGALIYALKNPGKYKSVSAFAPICNPVLCPWGKKVFNGYLGPDESKWKAYDATCLVKSSSGSQIDTLIDQGKDDEFLTNGQLLPDNFIAACTEKKIPVVYRLQEGCDHSYYFIATFITDHIRHHAKYLNA, encoded by the coding sequence ATGGCACTGAGACAGATTTCTAGCAACAGGTGCTTCGGGGGGCTCCAAAAGGTCTTTGAACATGACAGTGTTGAGCTGAAATGTAAAATGAGACTTGCTGTCTACCTGCCTCCACAGACAGAGAGTGCAAAGTGTCCTGCACTCTACTGGCTGTCAGGTTTAACTTGCACAGACCAAAATTTCATAACCAAGTCTGGCTTTCAGCAAGCTGCCTCAGAACATGGCCTTGTCGTTGTTGCTCCAGATACCAGTCCCCGTGGCTGCAACATCAAAGAAAAAGATGACAGCTGGGACTTCGGCACTGGTGCGGGCTTCTATGTGAATGCCACTGAAGACCCCTGGAAAACAAATTACAGAATGTACTCTTACATAACCGAGGAGCTTCCACAACTCATAAATGCCAATTTCCCAGTGGACCCACAGAGGATGTCTATTTTTGGTCACTCCATGGGAGGCCATGGAGCTCTGATTTATGCTTTGAAAAATCCTGGAAAATACAAATCTGTGTCAGCATTTGCTCCAATTTGCAACCCAGTGCTCTGTCCTTGGGGCAAAAAAGTTTTTAATGGATATTTGGGACCAGATGAAAGTAAATGGAAGGCGTATGACGCGACCTGTCTCGTGAAGTCCTCTTCAGGTTCCCAGATTGACACATTAATTGATCAAGGAAAAGATGACGAGTTTCTTACAAATGGGCAGTTACTCCCTGATAACTTCATAGCTGCctgcacagaaaagaaaatccctgtTGTTTATAGGCTACAGGAGGGTTGTGATCATAGCTACTACTTCATTGCAACCTTCATCACCGACCACATCAGGCATCATGCAAAATACCTGAACGCATGA